From a single Oreochromis niloticus isolate F11D_XX linkage group LG4, O_niloticus_UMD_NMBU, whole genome shotgun sequence genomic region:
- the LOC100698034 gene encoding adhesion G protein-coupled receptor E1 isoform X1, with the protein MTCRWKLLILALSFFLIMVLSVSADCPQGFNKKNNKKETDCTDINECEEDVQRCGENTICMNTNGSYNCQCKGGFRSPTRKVNFTDGRCIDIQECLEIKDICGPNAKCENAIPYYSCTCDDGFISTTGNKTFRHDQNATCEDINECQKGNACGQNALCHNTQGSYYCVCNAGFGLKSGRLNFSGNLEQCEDINECQKGNPCGQNASCNNTQGSYYCICNAGFTNYGKKTSRCTELNCDVFKAINGLEEKFPIVKQLNKRCQELTGDKSQNHSDQTNQTEEDLLKRLQSEIDRLLSSEFLKDRRRVSTFLDLVEKILRLIGAVTEMPGRNTTSTHTELEMLVDHGSVIPKRNTTLSTKHAKLDIQMEMAAGEPAYYPGFTTVSLMSYSNLEDSTDTFFDGIKPQKNQSFKINSKVVTVTVSNRNTSHLKTPVKLTLDHLIQKNQTHVCVFWDSSVNEGSWSDRGCSVVESNPEYTVCSCNHLSSFAVLMALYEMENKFELQLITWVGLSISLIFLFISILTFSMIRSIKSTRTTIHLHLCISLFIANLVFLAGISQTANKAGCAVVAGILHFSYLAAFCWMCLEGIQLFRMVVLVFNTNFKTLHMMAVGYGVPAVIVTISVLANSGGYGTERYCWLNLDIIWSFFGPVCVIILINIFFFLITVWKLAQKFSSLNPDLDNLHKIKAFTITAVAQLCVLGIMWIFGCFQFEESTVAMSYLFTIFGSLQGVMLFIMHCLFSKQVREEYENILARFCVPQKKSYKEFNYSSKAQASKSSQDTGESHF; encoded by the exons ATGACGTGCAGATGGAAGCTTCTTATACTGG CTCTGTCTTTCTTCCTCATCATGGTGCTGTCGGTATCAGCAGACTGCCCTCAAGgatttaacaagaaaaacaacaaaaaggaaACAGACTGCACTG ATATAAACGAATGTGAAGAGGATGTGCAGCGATGTGGAGAAAATACAATCTGCATGAACACAAATGGAAGCTACAACTGCCAATGTAAAGGTGGTTTCAGAAGCCCAACAAGGAAGGTGAATTTTACAGATGGTAGATGCATAG atatcCAAGAATGTTTGGAAATCAAAGACATCTGTGGACCTAACGCCAAATGTGAGAATGCAATCCCCTATTACTCGTGCACCTGTGATGATGGATTCATTTCTACTACTGGGAATAAAACCTTTCGTCATGATCAAAATGCTACATGTGAAG ATATTAACGAATGTCAAAAAGGAAATGCCTGTGGTCAGAATGCATTATGTCACAACACACAAGGCAGTTATTACTGCGTCTGCAACGCTGGCTTTGGATTGAAATCTGGCCGATTAAACTTCTCTGGGAATCTGGAGCAATGTGAAG ATATTAACGAATGTCAAAAAGGAAATCCCTGTGGTCAGAATGCATCATGTAACAACACACAAGGCAGTTATTACTGCATCTGCAACGCAGGGTTCACTAACTATGGCAAAAAAACGTCACGGTGTACTG AATTAAACTGTGATGTTTTCAAAGCTATAAACGGGCTGGAAGAG AAGTTTCCCATTGTGAAGCAGCTCAATAAACGCTGTCAGGAGCTCACAGGGGACAAAAGTCAGAATCACTCTGATCAAACAAACCAGACTGAAGAGGACTTATTGAAG AGATTgcagtcagaaatagatcggCTCTTGTCCAGTGAATTTCTCAAAGACAGAAGAAGAGTCTCCACCTTTCTGGATTTGGTGGAGAAGATTCTGAGGCTAATTGGAGCCGTGACGGAGATGCCAGGGAGAAACACAACTTCCACTCACACAG AGCTGGAAATGCTGGTAGATCACGGGTCTGTTATACCCAAAAGAAACACAACTTTATCAACTAAGCATGCTAAGTTGGACATCCAGATGGAAATGGCGGCTGGAGAACCTGCCTATTACCCTG gctTTACAACAGTGTCCTTGATGAGCTACTCAAACCTGGAAGACTCTACAGATACCTTCTTTGATGGGATCAAACCACAAAAGAACCAGAGCTTTAAAATAAACTCCAAAGTGGTGACTGTCACTGTTAGCAACAGAAATACAAGCCACCTCAAAACGCCAGTCAAACTGACTTTGGACCACTTGATACAG AAAAATCAAACACACGTCTGTGTGTTCTGGGATTCCTCGGTGAACGAAGGATCATGGTCTGATCGTGGCTGCAGTGTGGTGGAGTCAAACCCGGAATATACTGTGTGTTCCTGTAATCACCTGAGCAGCTTTGCTGTACTGATGGCCCTCTATGAGATGGAG AATAAGTTCGAGTTGCAGCTGATCACCTGGGTGGGCTTGTCCATTTCACTGATTTTCTTATTCATCTCCATCCTGACATTCTCAATGATCCGCTCCATTAAAAGCACAAGAACCACCATCCACCTGCATCTCTGCATCAGCCTCTTCATTGCAAACCTTGTCTTTCTAGCGGGAATCTCTCAGACAGCGAACAAG GCTGGCTGTGCAGTGGTAGCAGGAATCTTGCATTTCTCCTACCTGGCAGCGTTTTGCTGGATGTGTCTGGAGGGCATTCAGCTGTTCAGGATGGTTGTCCTCGTCTTCAACACCAACTTTAAAACCCTCCACATGATGGCAGTTGGCTATGGTGTTCCAGCTGTTATCGTTACCATCTCTGTCTTAGCTAATTCTGGAGGATATGGCACTGAGAGATA TTGTTGGCTAAATCTGGATATCATTTGGAGTTTCTTTGGCCCTGTCTGTGTCATCATCCTT ataaacattttcttctttctcataACTGTGTGGAAGCTAGCACAGAAGTTCTCAAGTTTGAACCCTGATCTTGATAATCTGCACAAAATAAA GGCATTCACCATTACTGCAGTGgcacagctgtgtgttttgggCATCATGTGGATCTTTGGTTGTTTCCAGTTTGAGGAAAGCACTGTAGCCATGTCTTACCTGTTCACCATTTTTGGCAGCCTTCAGGGTGTTATGCTCTTTATCATGCACTGTCTGTTTTCCAAACAG GTGAGAGAAGAATATGAAAACATCCTGGCCAGATTCTGTGTGCCTCAGAAGAAGAGCTACAAAGAGTTCAATTACTCCAGCAAAGCTCAA GCATCCAAGAGCAGCCAGGACACAGGAGAGTCTCATTTCTGA
- the LOC100698034 gene encoding adhesion G protein-coupled receptor E2 isoform X2 gives MTCRWKLLILALSFFLIMVLSVSADCPQGFNKKNNKKETDCTDINECEEDVQRCGENTICMNTNGSYNCQCKGGFRSPTRKVNFTDGRCIDIQECLEIKDICGPNAKCENAIPYYSCTCDDGFISTTGNKTFRHDQNATCEDINECQKGNPCGQNASCNNTQGSYYCICNAGFTNYGKKTSRCTELNCDVFKAINGLEEKFPIVKQLNKRCQELTGDKSQNHSDQTNQTEEDLLKRLQSEIDRLLSSEFLKDRRRVSTFLDLVEKILRLIGAVTEMPGRNTTSTHTELEMLVDHGSVIPKRNTTLSTKHAKLDIQMEMAAGEPAYYPGFTTVSLMSYSNLEDSTDTFFDGIKPQKNQSFKINSKVVTVTVSNRNTSHLKTPVKLTLDHLIQKNQTHVCVFWDSSVNEGSWSDRGCSVVESNPEYTVCSCNHLSSFAVLMALYEMENKFELQLITWVGLSISLIFLFISILTFSMIRSIKSTRTTIHLHLCISLFIANLVFLAGISQTANKAGCAVVAGILHFSYLAAFCWMCLEGIQLFRMVVLVFNTNFKTLHMMAVGYGVPAVIVTISVLANSGGYGTERYCWLNLDIIWSFFGPVCVIILINIFFFLITVWKLAQKFSSLNPDLDNLHKIKAFTITAVAQLCVLGIMWIFGCFQFEESTVAMSYLFTIFGSLQGVMLFIMHCLFSKQVREEYENILARFCVPQKKSYKEFNYSSKAQASKSSQDTGESHF, from the exons ATGACGTGCAGATGGAAGCTTCTTATACTGG CTCTGTCTTTCTTCCTCATCATGGTGCTGTCGGTATCAGCAGACTGCCCTCAAGgatttaacaagaaaaacaacaaaaaggaaACAGACTGCACTG ATATAAACGAATGTGAAGAGGATGTGCAGCGATGTGGAGAAAATACAATCTGCATGAACACAAATGGAAGCTACAACTGCCAATGTAAAGGTGGTTTCAGAAGCCCAACAAGGAAGGTGAATTTTACAGATGGTAGATGCATAG atatcCAAGAATGTTTGGAAATCAAAGACATCTGTGGACCTAACGCCAAATGTGAGAATGCAATCCCCTATTACTCGTGCACCTGTGATGATGGATTCATTTCTACTACTGGGAATAAAACCTTTCGTCATGATCAAAATGCTACATGTGAAG ATATTAACGAATGTCAAAAAGGAAATCCCTGTGGTCAGAATGCATCATGTAACAACACACAAGGCAGTTATTACTGCATCTGCAACGCAGGGTTCACTAACTATGGCAAAAAAACGTCACGGTGTACTG AATTAAACTGTGATGTTTTCAAAGCTATAAACGGGCTGGAAGAG AAGTTTCCCATTGTGAAGCAGCTCAATAAACGCTGTCAGGAGCTCACAGGGGACAAAAGTCAGAATCACTCTGATCAAACAAACCAGACTGAAGAGGACTTATTGAAG AGATTgcagtcagaaatagatcggCTCTTGTCCAGTGAATTTCTCAAAGACAGAAGAAGAGTCTCCACCTTTCTGGATTTGGTGGAGAAGATTCTGAGGCTAATTGGAGCCGTGACGGAGATGCCAGGGAGAAACACAACTTCCACTCACACAG AGCTGGAAATGCTGGTAGATCACGGGTCTGTTATACCCAAAAGAAACACAACTTTATCAACTAAGCATGCTAAGTTGGACATCCAGATGGAAATGGCGGCTGGAGAACCTGCCTATTACCCTG gctTTACAACAGTGTCCTTGATGAGCTACTCAAACCTGGAAGACTCTACAGATACCTTCTTTGATGGGATCAAACCACAAAAGAACCAGAGCTTTAAAATAAACTCCAAAGTGGTGACTGTCACTGTTAGCAACAGAAATACAAGCCACCTCAAAACGCCAGTCAAACTGACTTTGGACCACTTGATACAG AAAAATCAAACACACGTCTGTGTGTTCTGGGATTCCTCGGTGAACGAAGGATCATGGTCTGATCGTGGCTGCAGTGTGGTGGAGTCAAACCCGGAATATACTGTGTGTTCCTGTAATCACCTGAGCAGCTTTGCTGTACTGATGGCCCTCTATGAGATGGAG AATAAGTTCGAGTTGCAGCTGATCACCTGGGTGGGCTTGTCCATTTCACTGATTTTCTTATTCATCTCCATCCTGACATTCTCAATGATCCGCTCCATTAAAAGCACAAGAACCACCATCCACCTGCATCTCTGCATCAGCCTCTTCATTGCAAACCTTGTCTTTCTAGCGGGAATCTCTCAGACAGCGAACAAG GCTGGCTGTGCAGTGGTAGCAGGAATCTTGCATTTCTCCTACCTGGCAGCGTTTTGCTGGATGTGTCTGGAGGGCATTCAGCTGTTCAGGATGGTTGTCCTCGTCTTCAACACCAACTTTAAAACCCTCCACATGATGGCAGTTGGCTATGGTGTTCCAGCTGTTATCGTTACCATCTCTGTCTTAGCTAATTCTGGAGGATATGGCACTGAGAGATA TTGTTGGCTAAATCTGGATATCATTTGGAGTTTCTTTGGCCCTGTCTGTGTCATCATCCTT ataaacattttcttctttctcataACTGTGTGGAAGCTAGCACAGAAGTTCTCAAGTTTGAACCCTGATCTTGATAATCTGCACAAAATAAA GGCATTCACCATTACTGCAGTGgcacagctgtgtgttttgggCATCATGTGGATCTTTGGTTGTTTCCAGTTTGAGGAAAGCACTGTAGCCATGTCTTACCTGTTCACCATTTTTGGCAGCCTTCAGGGTGTTATGCTCTTTATCATGCACTGTCTGTTTTCCAAACAG GTGAGAGAAGAATATGAAAACATCCTGGCCAGATTCTGTGTGCCTCAGAAGAAGAGCTACAAAGAGTTCAATTACTCCAGCAAAGCTCAA GCATCCAAGAGCAGCCAGGACACAGGAGAGTCTCATTTCTGA